A genomic segment from Polyangium mundeleinium encodes:
- a CDS encoding alpha/beta hydrolase, with translation MIRATGSIFLALVLLAPACGRDTPPEPPPGSAAPRTEAKPASGPPEAAGIRYLERVTGGAAATERLPLVVAIHGLGDRPESFVRLFDRIEGRMRVVVPYGTSPYSDGFSWFPLARRDPAKLAEGTSLAADGLAAMLEELERTRPTRGRPIVTGFSQGGMLSFTLAVKHPERVGEALPLAGLLAPPLYPSAWPMGKLAPPVHAFHGDADTMVPHAGATETVRALVAVGFSAELTTYPGVGHTVSASMRGDWQKALEAAAQRAAASSP, from the coding sequence ATGATCCGCGCGACGGGCAGCATCTTCCTCGCGCTCGTGCTTCTCGCGCCCGCGTGCGGGCGAGACACGCCGCCGGAGCCTCCGCCGGGCAGCGCGGCCCCACGGACCGAGGCGAAGCCCGCGTCCGGGCCGCCCGAAGCCGCCGGAATCCGCTACCTCGAACGCGTGACGGGCGGCGCTGCCGCGACGGAACGGTTGCCGCTCGTGGTGGCGATCCACGGGCTCGGCGATCGTCCGGAGTCGTTCGTTCGGCTGTTCGATCGCATCGAAGGTCGCATGCGGGTCGTCGTTCCGTACGGGACCTCGCCCTACAGCGACGGCTTCTCCTGGTTCCCGCTCGCGCGTCGAGATCCGGCAAAACTCGCGGAGGGCACGTCGCTCGCGGCCGACGGGCTCGCGGCGATGCTGGAGGAGCTCGAACGAACACGGCCGACGCGCGGCCGGCCGATCGTGACGGGATTTTCCCAGGGAGGCATGCTGAGCTTCACGCTCGCGGTCAAACACCCCGAGCGCGTCGGCGAGGCGCTTCCCCTCGCCGGCTTGCTCGCGCCGCCGCTCTACCCGAGCGCGTGGCCCATGGGAAAACTCGCGCCGCCCGTCCACGCGTTCCACGGCGACGCGGACACGATGGTGCCGCACGCCGGCGCGACCGAGACCGTACGCGCGCTCGTCGCGGTGGGCTTTTCGGCGGAGCTCACCACCTACCCCGGCGTGGGGCACACGGTGAGCGCTTCGATGCGGGGGGACTGGCAGAAGGCGCTGGAGGCAGCGGCGCAGCGGGCCGCCGCCTCCAGCCCGTGA
- a CDS encoding DUF4142 domain-containing protein, whose amino-acid sequence MAHAFHRSFRRAFTLLALASAGVWGCGTDAGENRPSPAKEEPSEPLSLGQILAVVSTVNQNEITNAETARLRATGDGVRSYAERVAAEHQAIETRIQALQEKLRIKQEGSEMQSNLRHEAERAGELLRTVPAADFDVTYLNAQIGGHQRAITLLDAQLIPNAESAEVETFLREVRASLAQHLAQARRLRSRFPMLPGDRI is encoded by the coding sequence ATGGCTCATGCATTCCATCGGTCCTTCCGCCGCGCCTTCACGCTGCTCGCGCTCGCGTCCGCGGGCGTGTGGGGCTGCGGCACGGACGCGGGGGAGAACCGTCCGAGTCCGGCCAAGGAGGAGCCTTCGGAGCCGCTCTCGCTCGGACAGATCCTGGCCGTCGTGTCGACCGTCAATCAAAACGAGATCACGAACGCGGAGACGGCGCGGCTCCGGGCCACGGGCGACGGGGTCCGGTCCTACGCGGAGCGGGTCGCCGCCGAGCATCAAGCGATCGAGACGCGCATCCAGGCGCTCCAGGAGAAGCTCCGGATCAAGCAGGAGGGCAGTGAGATGCAGTCGAACCTCCGCCACGAGGCCGAGCGCGCGGGCGAGCTGCTCCGGACCGTGCCGGCCGCGGATTTCGACGTCACCTACCTCAACGCCCAGATCGGCGGGCACCAGCGCGCGATCACGCTCCTCGACGCGCAGCTCATCCCGAACGCCGAGTCGGCGGAGGTCGAGACCTTCCTGCGCGAGGTGCGCGCCTCGCTCGCGCAGCACCTCGCCCAAGCGCGGCGCCTCCGCAGCCGCTTCCCGATGCTGCCGGGCGACCGGATCTGA
- a CDS encoding M36 family metallopeptidase: MKRSVRCLTMLTALVGASFAHAKELPNFDASYRAQPTPAGAPRILRSPIGGHVTSVHPHSGAPTFFWAARDQAGTQALVASTKPDLAARKALVSAAEMLKVPEAAIQGTVVREIHDRGAGGVVVRLGQEIDGVEVFRGGANVMLDRSHRLVAAANNLHPAAFAGNKRVSRTFVVTPQGALASAFRDFHGTELPTANLIPRGEKGRYQTFDLLPAQGHALGGPARVKKVYFPLPDRLVPAYYLEIRPREVDQKNAGLYGYVIAADDGRVLYRQNLSHDVVFNYRVWAEANGDKRPLDGPQADYTPHPTGVPDGSQPDFIAPVLVSMDGFNKNPQGTFDPWLPSGATETSGNNVDAYADHYQPDGFSNNDTRPTVTSPGTFDRTYDVNLTPTANPNQIMAATTQLFYVTNWLHDYWYDSGFDEAAGNAQKSNYGRGGAEGDPLRAEAQDDAFQSRDNANMQTPADGESPIMQMYLWTGASARSLTTNPGGKNHGTDVAEFGQQVFNTTGALSLVNDQSTATTNETPGTFGDGCQSIKNNVSGKIVVIDRGSCTFKQKAVNAQAAGAIGMILANNVNEPAPPYMPNGQPNGTVTLPVLSITLESAAAIKLAMMGGDVTATMVRSATGVERDGTIDNHIVAHEWGHYLHNRLAYCGANMCGGMGEGWGDTVALHMTLREGDDLDGVFGMSVYATASLGDSGYYGIRRVPYSTDMTKNGLTYRHIVDNEALPDHPMAVVPAPNSEVHNAGEVWATMMFEATIALLKRSQEPGAPYDFEGARRRMADYIVTSLKMVPPDATYLEQRDAILSAAFAVDVKDMEVLAKAFAKRGAGSCAVSPERDSGDNVGVVESFEVKASVSDLAGGLDDAVQSCDADGRLDAQETGRVTIELKNTGVVPLTDAVASVTAQQAGLSFPKGTQVQFGTVPPFGTAKTTIDVALDGSVAGISSVKLDIAVTSAQTCEPKSTLVEVPYINYDNVPASATIESAESDIETWKKSGDGADRVWRRIQNGPPNHVFHGVDLGSMSDTSFESPVIVAGPGPLTITMKHRHEFEVGPPPQGGGSVNYDGAVLEISTNDGQSWQDASQFANVPYTGQITDISDNPLGKRQGFTNRNAAWPGFSTMTLNFGTSLAGKSFKLRFRIGTDPAAGAYGWEIDDIDVKGAVNKPFASIVEDSTNCVGLPVANAGADLVVSGGDQVELDGSKSSDPEGDKLTFKWTQSEGPEVALVGGDQPRPTFVAPDVQAETTLTFQLTVSDGKGLASDLVKVTVLPGTGSSGDGGAGAGGNPGVGPIIVEDGGCGCAVVGDEQKSPALPAAAALGLLGAVFARLRRRNRN; this comes from the coding sequence ATGAAGCGCTCCGTTCGTTGTCTCACCATGCTCACGGCGCTGGTCGGGGCTTCCTTCGCTCATGCGAAGGAGCTGCCGAACTTCGATGCTTCTTATCGCGCGCAGCCGACGCCCGCCGGGGCCCCGCGCATCTTACGGTCCCCCATCGGCGGACACGTCACCTCGGTGCATCCGCACTCGGGCGCCCCCACGTTCTTCTGGGCCGCGCGGGATCAGGCCGGCACGCAGGCGCTCGTCGCGAGCACGAAGCCCGACCTCGCCGCGCGCAAGGCGCTCGTCTCCGCGGCGGAGATGTTGAAGGTCCCCGAAGCCGCCATCCAGGGCACGGTCGTGCGTGAAATTCACGATCGCGGCGCGGGCGGCGTCGTCGTGCGCCTCGGCCAGGAGATCGACGGCGTCGAGGTCTTCCGCGGCGGCGCGAACGTCATGCTCGATCGGAGCCACCGCCTCGTGGCGGCCGCGAACAACCTCCACCCGGCCGCGTTTGCCGGAAACAAGCGGGTATCGCGCACGTTCGTCGTGACACCCCAGGGCGCCCTCGCCAGCGCGTTCCGGGATTTCCACGGGACCGAGCTCCCCACGGCGAACCTCATCCCACGCGGGGAAAAAGGCCGTTACCAGACCTTTGATCTCCTGCCCGCGCAGGGGCACGCGCTGGGAGGCCCCGCGCGTGTGAAGAAGGTGTATTTCCCGCTGCCGGATCGCCTCGTTCCCGCGTACTACCTCGAAATCCGCCCGCGCGAGGTGGACCAGAAAAACGCGGGGCTCTACGGTTATGTGATCGCGGCCGACGACGGGCGTGTCCTTTATCGGCAGAACCTATCGCACGACGTGGTCTTCAATTACAGGGTATGGGCCGAAGCGAACGGCGACAAACGCCCCCTCGACGGCCCGCAGGCCGATTACACGCCGCACCCGACGGGCGTGCCCGACGGCTCCCAGCCCGACTTCATCGCGCCGGTGCTGGTGTCGATGGATGGCTTCAACAAGAACCCCCAGGGCACCTTCGATCCGTGGCTGCCCTCCGGGGCGACCGAGACGTCGGGCAACAACGTCGACGCGTACGCCGACCACTACCAGCCGGACGGCTTCAGCAATAACGACACGCGCCCGACCGTCACGTCCCCCGGCACGTTCGATCGGACGTACGACGTGAACCTCACGCCGACGGCGAACCCGAACCAGATCATGGCCGCCACCACGCAGCTCTTCTACGTGACGAACTGGCTGCACGATTACTGGTACGACTCGGGCTTCGACGAGGCCGCGGGCAACGCACAGAAGAGCAACTACGGCCGCGGCGGCGCGGAGGGGGATCCGCTCCGCGCCGAGGCGCAGGACGACGCGTTCCAGAGCCGCGACAACGCGAACATGCAGACGCCTGCGGACGGCGAGTCGCCGATCATGCAGATGTACCTCTGGACGGGCGCGTCCGCGCGCAGCCTCACGACGAACCCCGGCGGCAAGAACCACGGCACCGACGTGGCCGAGTTCGGGCAGCAGGTGTTCAACACGACCGGCGCCCTCTCGCTCGTCAACGACCAGTCCACGGCCACGACGAACGAGACGCCCGGCACCTTCGGCGACGGCTGCCAGTCCATCAAGAACAACGTGTCCGGCAAGATCGTCGTCATCGATCGCGGCTCCTGCACGTTCAAGCAGAAGGCCGTGAACGCGCAGGCCGCGGGCGCGATCGGCATGATCCTCGCGAACAACGTGAACGAGCCGGCCCCGCCGTACATGCCGAACGGGCAGCCGAACGGGACCGTGACGCTCCCGGTCCTGTCCATCACGCTCGAGTCGGCCGCGGCGATCAAGCTGGCGATGATGGGCGGCGACGTGACGGCCACGATGGTCCGCTCGGCCACGGGCGTCGAGCGCGACGGCACGATCGACAACCACATCGTCGCGCACGAGTGGGGCCATTACCTGCACAACCGGCTCGCGTACTGCGGCGCCAACATGTGCGGCGGCATGGGCGAGGGCTGGGGCGACACGGTCGCCCTCCACATGACGCTGCGCGAGGGCGACGATCTCGACGGCGTCTTCGGCATGAGCGTCTACGCCACGGCCTCGCTCGGCGACAGCGGCTACTACGGCATCCGGCGTGTCCCGTACTCGACCGACATGACGAAGAACGGCCTGACCTACCGGCACATCGTCGACAACGAGGCGCTGCCGGATCATCCGATGGCCGTGGTCCCCGCACCGAACTCCGAGGTGCACAACGCCGGCGAGGTGTGGGCGACGATGATGTTCGAGGCGACGATCGCCCTCCTCAAGCGCAGCCAGGAGCCGGGCGCTCCCTACGACTTCGAAGGGGCTCGCCGGCGCATGGCCGACTACATCGTCACGTCGCTGAAGATGGTGCCGCCGGACGCGACGTACCTCGAGCAGCGCGACGCGATCCTCTCGGCCGCGTTCGCGGTCGACGTGAAGGACATGGAGGTCCTCGCCAAGGCCTTCGCCAAGCGCGGCGCGGGCTCGTGCGCGGTCTCGCCGGAGCGCGACTCCGGTGACAACGTGGGCGTGGTCGAGAGCTTCGAGGTCAAGGCTTCGGTCTCCGATCTCGCGGGCGGGCTCGACGACGCCGTGCAGTCCTGCGACGCCGACGGGCGCCTCGACGCCCAGGAGACGGGCCGCGTGACGATCGAGCTGAAGAACACGGGCGTCGTGCCGCTCACGGACGCGGTCGCGAGCGTGACGGCGCAGCAGGCGGGCCTCTCGTTCCCGAAGGGCACGCAGGTGCAGTTCGGCACGGTCCCGCCCTTCGGGACGGCGAAGACCACGATCGACGTGGCCCTCGACGGCTCGGTCGCCGGCATCAGCTCGGTGAAGCTCGACATCGCCGTGACGAGCGCGCAGACGTGCGAGCCCAAGTCGACGCTCGTCGAGGTGCCGTACATCAACTACGACAACGTGCCGGCGTCGGCCACGATCGAGAGCGCCGAGAGCGACATCGAGACGTGGAAGAAGTCGGGCGACGGCGCCGATCGGGTCTGGAGACGCATCCAGAACGGCCCGCCGAACCACGTCTTCCACGGCGTGGACCTCGGCAGCATGAGCGACACCTCGTTCGAGTCGCCGGTGATCGTCGCGGGCCCCGGGCCGCTCACGATCACGATGAAGCACCGCCACGAGTTCGAGGTGGGCCCGCCGCCGCAGGGCGGTGGGTCCGTCAACTACGACGGCGCGGTCCTCGAGATCTCGACGAACGACGGGCAGAGCTGGCAGGACGCGAGCCAGTTCGCGAACGTGCCCTACACCGGCCAAATCACGGACATCTCCGACAACCCGCTCGGCAAGCGGCAAGGCTTCACGAACCGGAACGCGGCGTGGCCGGGCTTCAGCACGATGACGCTGAACTTCGGCACCTCGCTCGCCGGCAAGTCGTTCAAGTTGCGCTTCCGCATCGGCACCGATCCGGCGGCCGGCGCGTACGGCTGGGAGATCGACGACATCGACGTGAAGGGCGCGGTGAACAAGCCGTTCGCGTCGATCGTGGAGGACAGCACGAACTGCGTGGGCCTGCCCGTGGCGAACGCCGGCGCGGACCTCGTGGTGTCAGGTGGTGATCAGGTCGAGCTCGATGGTTCGAAGAGCAGCGATCCGGAGGGCGACAAGCTGACGTTCAAGTGGACGCAGTCGGAAGGGCCCGAGGTCGCGCTCGTGGGAGGCGACCAGCCGAGGCCGACGTTCGTCGCGCCCGACGTTCAGGCCGAGACGACGCTCACGTTCCAGCTCACCGTCTCCGACGGCAAGGGCCTGGCGAGCGACCTCGTGAAGGTCACCGTTCTGCCGGGCACGGGGAGCAGCGGCGACGGCGGCGCGGGCGCCGGCGGCAACCCGGGCGTCGGCCCGATCATCGTCGAAGACGGTGGTTGCGGCTGCGCGGTCGTGGGTGACGAGCAGAAGAGCCCGGCCCTGCCTGCGGCGGCGGCCCTCGGCCTGCTCGGCGCGGTGTTCGCGCGGCTGCGTCGCCGGAACCGCAACTGA
- a CDS encoding phosphodiester glycosidase family protein gives MVRRFFPWFLSILACGCGGTPPALDHSAPPPRSAAIPAAPPVVTPPPKPAEPSPPETAAAPKVPAPTNSGPPFPPPAFPPPHARTAKPGDGVFTPIEEGAARGTGALARAMVHPHPIKPHPYVVLVAIDLRRVDLRLVAGTEEPTSTVVSKDRRPGLVPAADLPSLIAVFNGGFMAKHGQWGMMVDGDVFLAPREDGCTVALLGDGSVRIASFPALAPVTAEIWSYRQTPPCLIEGGALHPRLPAEDTARLWGAAEGGDREIRRTAIGLHEDGTTLLFAIGEWVWARDLAAAMKSAGAASAAELDINWSYTRFLLYDHSTPPAVVSTLIEKVEYTKTGYVSKPAPRDFFYLKQKQSGAPARP, from the coding sequence ATGGTCCGTCGGTTCTTCCCGTGGTTCCTTTCGATCCTCGCCTGCGGGTGCGGCGGGACGCCCCCTGCCCTCGATCATTCGGCGCCGCCGCCGCGATCCGCGGCGATCCCCGCGGCGCCGCCCGTCGTGACGCCGCCGCCAAAGCCTGCGGAACCGAGCCCTCCAGAGACCGCTGCTGCACCAAAGGTTCCTGCTCCCACGAATTCGGGTCCTCCTTTTCCGCCCCCCGCGTTCCCGCCGCCCCACGCGCGCACCGCCAAACCCGGCGACGGTGTCTTCACGCCGATCGAGGAGGGCGCCGCGCGCGGCACCGGCGCGCTCGCGCGCGCCATGGTCCACCCCCACCCCATCAAACCCCACCCATATGTCGTCCTCGTGGCGATCGATCTGCGCCGGGTCGACCTGCGCCTCGTCGCAGGCACGGAGGAGCCTACGTCGACGGTGGTGTCAAAAGATCGACGACCCGGCCTCGTCCCCGCGGCGGATCTGCCTTCGCTGATTGCGGTGTTCAATGGCGGGTTCATGGCGAAGCACGGCCAATGGGGGATGATGGTCGACGGCGACGTTTTTTTGGCGCCGCGAGAGGACGGCTGCACGGTGGCGCTGCTCGGGGACGGGTCCGTGCGAATCGCGAGCTTCCCGGCGCTCGCGCCCGTCACCGCGGAGATCTGGTCCTACCGGCAGACGCCGCCCTGCCTGATCGAGGGCGGCGCGCTGCACCCGCGGCTTCCGGCCGAGGACACGGCGCGGCTCTGGGGCGCGGCCGAGGGCGGCGATCGCGAGATTCGCCGCACGGCGATCGGCCTGCACGAGGACGGCACGACGCTCCTCTTCGCGATCGGCGAGTGGGTATGGGCGCGTGATCTCGCGGCGGCGATGAAATCAGCCGGCGCCGCGTCCGCCGCGGAGCTCGACATCAACTGGTCGTATACACGGTTCCTCCTGTACGACCATTCGACCCCGCCCGCGGTCGTCTCGACGCTCATCGAAAAGGTCGAATACACAAAGACCGGATATGTATCGAAGCCCGCACCTCGGGACTTCTTCTACCTGAAGCAGAAACAATCCGGCGCCCCCGCGCGGCCTTGA